One Cellulomonas taurus genomic region harbors:
- a CDS encoding methyl-accepting chemotaxis protein: MSSTQRRVWADRPVLVKILTAVAVMFLATAVLAVVALSSLRTLRADAAQMYGDNVQPLQVLSEIQRSYQGDRARVIQYGIADAETRATLRDELTERQGDLDDLLADYRPGAADPAGVDAITAALDDYYSAAEDELFPLADKGDAAGFAAYFNDTVRPLTTAVMDAMQAESDGQGEQAADLAASTDSLANRSILTVVIVALVGALGAFALAIGVARSIARRLGHVSVALSAAGDGDLTVASDVTGNDEVGRLAVDLARTQESLRSLVSGVVETAQTVAAAAEELSAASSQVVAGSDQTSAQAGVVAAAAEQVSRNVQTVAAGAEEMGASIREIAQNASQAAKVAGQATDAAAVTNDQVAKLGESSVEIGNVVKVITSIAEQTNLLALNATIEAARAGEAGKGFAVVAGEVKELAQETAKATEDIARRVETIQADTSGAVTAIGEISTIIASINDYQLTIASAVEEQTATTTEMSRSVAEAATGSGEIANNITGVASAANASSQTLGQMGSAIDELARLSEDLRGRVSRFTY, from the coding sequence ATGAGCAGCACGCAGCGACGGGTCTGGGCCGACCGGCCGGTCCTGGTCAAGATCCTCACCGCCGTCGCGGTCATGTTCCTGGCGACCGCCGTGCTCGCCGTCGTGGCGCTCAGCTCGCTGCGCACCCTCCGGGCCGACGCCGCGCAGATGTACGGCGACAACGTCCAGCCCTTGCAGGTGCTGTCCGAGATCCAGCGGTCCTACCAGGGTGACCGTGCCCGGGTGATCCAGTACGGGATCGCCGACGCCGAGACCCGCGCCACCCTGCGCGACGAGCTGACCGAGCGGCAGGGCGACCTCGACGACCTGCTGGCCGACTACCGCCCGGGCGCTGCCGACCCGGCCGGGGTGGACGCGATCACCGCGGCCCTGGACGACTACTACTCGGCCGCCGAGGACGAGCTGTTCCCGCTCGCGGACAAGGGCGACGCGGCGGGATTCGCCGCCTATTTCAATGACACCGTCCGTCCGCTGACCACCGCGGTGATGGACGCGATGCAGGCCGAGTCCGACGGTCAGGGCGAGCAGGCCGCCGACCTGGCGGCCTCGACCGACTCGCTGGCGAACCGGTCGATCCTCACCGTGGTGATCGTGGCGCTGGTCGGCGCGCTGGGCGCGTTCGCGCTGGCCATCGGGGTCGCCCGGTCGATCGCCCGTCGGCTCGGGCACGTGTCGGTGGCGCTGTCCGCCGCCGGTGACGGTGACCTGACGGTCGCCTCGGATGTGACCGGGAACGACGAGGTCGGCCGGCTCGCGGTGGACCTGGCTCGCACCCAGGAGTCGCTGCGGTCGCTGGTCTCCGGTGTGGTCGAGACGGCGCAGACCGTCGCCGCCGCCGCCGAGGAGCTGTCGGCCGCCTCGTCGCAGGTGGTGGCCGGGTCGGATCAGACGTCGGCGCAGGCGGGTGTGGTGGCGGCTGCTGCCGAGCAGGTGTCGCGGAACGTGCAGACGGTGGCGGCTGGTGCCGAGGAGATGGGTGCCAGCATTCGGGAGATCGCGCAGAACGCCTCGCAGGCGGCGAAGGTCGCTGGTCAGGCCACGGATGCTGCTGCGGTGACCAATGATCAGGTCGCGAAGCTGGGGGAGTCCTCGGTGGAGATCGGCAACGTGGTCAAGGTCATCACGTCCATTGCGGAGCAGACGAATCTGTTGGCGTTGAACGCGACCATCGAGGCCGCTCGTGCCGGTGAGGCCGGTAAGGGCTTCGCGGTGGTGGCCGGTGAGGTCAAGGAGTTGGCGCAGGAGACGGCGAAGGCGACCGAGGACATCGCGCGCCGGGTGGAGACCATCCAGGCCGATACCTCGGGTGCGGTGACGGCGATCGGGGAGATCTCGACGATCATCGCGAGCATCAACGACTACCAGCTGACCATCGCCAGCGCCGTGGAGGAGCAGACCGCGACCACCACGGAGATGTCCCGGTCGGTGGCCGAGGCCGCGACCGGCTCCGGGGAGATCGCGAACAACATCACCGGGGTGGCTTCCGCCGCCAACGCGTCCAGCCAGACCCTGGGGCAGATGGGGTCGGCCATCGACGAGCTGGCCCGACTGTCCGAGGACCTGCGCGGCCGGGTGTCCCGCTTCACCTACTGA
- the chvE gene encoding multiple monosaccharide ABC transporter substrate-binding protein, translating into MPQRWRRSAAVAVVGLIGAAGMTACSSTDDGAGDRPLVGVAMPTTTSDRWIADGENVQAQLEALAYEVDLRYADDDVPTQVQQLQEMIDEGADALVIGSIDGVALKDVLADAAAADIPVIAYDRLIRESGDVDFYASFDNARVGVQQATTLLQGLGVLDDAAKPTGANGPFTIELFAGSADDNNATVFYQGAMQVLQPYLDSGVLVVGSGETDFDQIATERWDPKNAAARMTELLPRYTAGARLDGVLSPYDGLSMAILDVVKKAGLPQPVVTGQDAELASAQSIADGGQYATIFKDTRQLAEVAVQMVHALISGAEPEVNDTTSYDNGVIVVPSYLLAPQVVTEQNYSAVLVDGGTYTAQELS; encoded by the coding sequence ATGCCGCAGAGATGGCGTCGGTCGGCGGCAGTGGCCGTCGTGGGACTGATCGGTGCTGCCGGGATGACGGCGTGCAGCTCCACGGACGACGGCGCGGGGGATCGCCCGCTGGTCGGGGTCGCGATGCCCACCACGACCTCCGACCGCTGGATCGCCGACGGGGAGAACGTCCAGGCCCAGTTGGAGGCACTCGCCTACGAGGTGGACCTGCGGTACGCGGACGACGACGTGCCGACCCAGGTCCAGCAGCTGCAGGAGATGATCGACGAGGGCGCCGACGCACTGGTGATCGGATCCATCGACGGCGTGGCGCTCAAGGACGTGCTCGCCGACGCCGCCGCCGCCGACATCCCGGTGATCGCCTACGACCGGCTGATCCGCGAGTCCGGCGATGTGGACTTCTACGCCAGCTTCGACAACGCCCGGGTCGGCGTGCAGCAGGCCACCACCCTGTTGCAGGGCCTCGGGGTGCTGGACGACGCGGCGAAGCCGACCGGTGCGAACGGACCGTTCACCATCGAGCTGTTCGCCGGGTCCGCCGACGACAACAACGCCACCGTGTTCTACCAGGGTGCGATGCAGGTGCTGCAGCCGTACCTGGACTCCGGTGTGCTGGTGGTCGGATCGGGGGAGACCGACTTCGACCAGATCGCCACCGAGCGCTGGGACCCGAAGAACGCCGCCGCCCGGATGACCGAGCTGCTGCCGCGCTACACCGCCGGTGCCCGGCTGGACGGGGTGCTCTCGCCCTACGACGGCCTGTCCATGGCCATTCTGGATGTGGTGAAGAAGGCCGGTCTGCCGCAGCCGGTGGTCACCGGGCAGGACGCCGAGCTGGCCTCCGCCCAGTCGATCGCCGACGGCGGGCAGTACGCCACGATCTTCAAGGACACCCGCCAGCTCGCCGAGGTCGCCGTGCAGATGGTGCACGCGCTGATCAGCGGCGCCGAGCCCGAGGTCAACGACACCACCTCCTACGACAACGGGGTGATCGTGGTGCCGTCCTACCTGCTGGCACCGCAGGTCGTCACCGAGCAGAACTACTCCGCCGTCCTGGTCGACGGTGGGACCTACACCGCACAGGAGCTGAGCTGA
- a CDS encoding methyl-accepting chemotaxis protein, producing MAAETRRRRAAWFWDRPVAVKIAVTLLVLGGTFAAVGGTGAVALYRAGQNLEEMSGLTGDLQTAMAELRTGQTRSHLLMHRAAEATDESLRTQLLTSSEWNDQDVAAQIDLINGFPESNTQQWSDFTTRWEAWTAYRDASVLPLVEQGDVDGLAVALAADVSADPEWAGRALALAQGQIDAQVEQILARSQAEVDRTILALGIAFAVGAGLSGVLAVLVTRRITGAVRTVQRSLEAMAEGDLTVDAPVEWRDETGAMADALSAAQGSLRTALSQVEQAAASVQRTADQLTSASGEAVDGTSQTSEQAGVVATAAEQVSRNVQSVAAGAEQMGASIREIAQNASQAAKVAGQATEVAAATNEQVTRLGESSQQIGNVVKVITSIAEQTNLLALNATIEAARAGEAGKGFAVVAGEVKELAQETAKATEDIARRVDAIQDETRAAVVAIGEITQTIAGINDYQLTIASAVEEQTATTTEMSRSASEAATGSGEIAGAITGVAGAATRSVAGLDQVAEQITELAGLSAELHDRVSRFTF from the coding sequence ATGGCCGCCGAGACCCGCCGCCGCCGTGCTGCCTGGTTCTGGGACCGCCCGGTCGCGGTCAAGATCGCCGTCACCCTGCTGGTGCTCGGCGGTACCTTCGCCGCCGTCGGCGGCACCGGCGCGGTCGCGCTGTACCGGGCCGGGCAGAACCTGGAGGAGATGTCCGGCCTGACCGGCGACCTGCAGACGGCGATGGCCGAGCTGCGCACCGGTCAGACCCGCAGCCACCTGCTGATGCACCGGGCGGCGGAGGCGACCGACGAGTCGCTGCGCACCCAGTTGCTCACCTCCTCGGAGTGGAACGACCAGGACGTCGCCGCGCAGATCGATCTGATCAACGGCTTCCCGGAGTCGAACACCCAGCAGTGGTCGGACTTCACCACTCGCTGGGAGGCCTGGACCGCCTACCGCGACGCCTCGGTGCTGCCGCTGGTCGAGCAGGGCGACGTCGACGGTCTGGCCGTCGCGTTGGCCGCGGATGTGTCCGCCGACCCGGAGTGGGCAGGCCGGGCGTTGGCGCTGGCCCAGGGCCAGATCGACGCCCAGGTGGAACAGATCCTGGCCCGCTCGCAGGCCGAGGTGGATCGGACGATCCTCGCGCTGGGCATCGCCTTCGCTGTGGGCGCCGGACTCTCCGGTGTGCTCGCGGTGCTGGTGACCCGGCGGATCACCGGCGCGGTCCGGACCGTGCAGCGTTCCCTGGAGGCGATGGCGGAGGGCGACCTCACCGTCGACGCTCCGGTGGAATGGCGGGACGAGACCGGCGCGATGGCCGACGCGCTGTCCGCGGCCCAGGGGTCGCTGCGCACCGCGCTGTCCCAGGTCGAGCAGGCGGCCGCCTCCGTCCAGCGCACCGCCGACCAGCTGACGTCGGCCAGTGGCGAGGCGGTGGACGGCACCAGCCAGACCAGCGAGCAGGCGGGGGTGGTGGCCACCGCCGCCGAGCAGGTGTCCCGCAACGTGCAGAGCGTGGCAGCGGGCGCCGAGCAGATGGGCGCCAGCATTCGGGAGATCGCCCAGAACGCCTCGCAGGCGGCGAAGGTCGCCGGTCAGGCCACCGAGGTCGCCGCCGCCACGAACGAGCAGGTCACCCGGCTCGGCGAGTCCAGCCAGCAGATCGGCAACGTGGTCAAGGTGATCACCAGCATCGCCGAGCAGACCAACCTGCTGGCGTTGAACGCGACCATCGAGGCGGCCCGGGCCGGGGAAGCGGGCAAGGGCTTCGCCGTCGTGGCCGGGGAGGTCAAGGAGCTGGCCCAGGAGACGGCGAAGGCGACCGAGGACATCGCCCGCCGGGTGGACGCGATCCAGGACGAGACCCGGGCGGCTGTCGTCGCCATCGGCGAGATCACCCAGACCATCGCCGGGATCAACGACTACCAGCTGACCATCGCCAGCGCGGTGGAGGAGCAGACCGCGACCACCACGGAGATGTCCCGTTCGGCATCGGAGGCAGCCACCGGCTCGGGCGAGATCGCGGGGGCGATCACCGGCGTGGCCGGAGCGGCGACGCGGTCGGTGGCCGGACTCGACCAGGTGGCCGAGCAGATCACCGAGCTCGCCGGACTGTCCGCCGAACTGCACGACCGGGTGTCCCGCTTCACGTTCTGA
- a CDS encoding C2 family cysteine protease, with amino-acid sequence MTDTVLELSSWLLLTADAEQVRTVVRRFPFVEPRYLDGDRIDTAREPVRFTLDDVRERGIAQGRANDCWLLAGIGAVAAVDVAAVRRNITVNANGTYTVTVFRRGAPVRVTVSGWVPVHPSNRRAVYAGEQTRHGRVPSWLSIYEKAAAQVLGGGSYAGLTAGRPSTGISAVTGRPTDFLSTNPLPFTRSRTLARIRRAMAERRPVSALTTWRVTDRSISSWHVYYVTGVEGDRIVVQNPWGTDGAGGEAETLHLTEDEFDRTFTWASAGRR; translated from the coding sequence ATGACCGACACCGTGCTGGAGCTGTCGTCCTGGCTGCTGCTGACGGCCGACGCCGAGCAGGTGCGGACGGTCGTGCGACGGTTCCCGTTCGTCGAGCCGCGCTACCTCGACGGCGACCGGATCGACACCGCGCGCGAGCCGGTGCGGTTCACGCTGGACGACGTGCGCGAGCGCGGGATCGCCCAGGGCAGGGCGAACGACTGCTGGTTGCTCGCCGGGATCGGAGCGGTCGCGGCGGTCGACGTGGCCGCGGTGCGCCGGAACATCACGGTGAACGCCAACGGGACGTACACCGTGACGGTGTTTCGGCGCGGGGCGCCGGTGCGGGTGACGGTGTCCGGATGGGTTCCGGTGCACCCGTCGAACCGCCGGGCGGTCTACGCCGGGGAACAGACCCGCCACGGCCGGGTGCCGAGTTGGCTGTCGATCTACGAGAAGGCGGCCGCGCAGGTCCTCGGTGGCGGCAGCTACGCGGGCCTGACCGCCGGGCGGCCGTCGACCGGCATCTCGGCGGTGACGGGTCGGCCCACCGACTTCCTGTCCACGAACCCGCTGCCGTTCACCCGGAGCCGGACCCTCGCGCGCATCCGCCGGGCGATGGCCGAGCGGCGGCCGGTCTCGGCTCTGACGACCTGGCGGGTCACCGACCGCTCGATCTCGTCGTGGCACGTCTACTACGTGACCGGGGTCGAGGGCGACCGGATCGTGGTGCAGAACCCCTGGGGCACCGACGGTGCGGGTGGCGAGGCCGAGACGCTCCACCTCACCGAGGACGAGTTCGACCGCACCTTCACCTGGGCCAGCGCGGGCCGCCGCTGA